The Erythrobacter insulae genome window below encodes:
- the pdhA gene encoding pyruvate dehydrogenase (acetyl-transferring) E1 component subunit alpha translates to MNAPDTKVRLTREHCRHLLHQMLRVRRFEEKCAELYTQEKIRGFLHLYIGEEAIAVGIMQVLEPEDAIVATYREHGHALVRGVSAGAIMAEMFGKQEGCSRGRGGSMHLFDAQTRFYGGNAIVGGGLPVATGLALADALSGKAHVTACFFGEGAAAEGEFHEALNLAALWHLPVLFVCENNLYAMGTALDLTEAETDISAKAASYKMPSEAVDGMNVVDVEAAARKAAAAIRESRGPYFLECRTYRFRAHSMYDPQLYRTKEEVEQWKGKGPIKRFQKWALDAGELREADVAEIEQAIAAEISEAVEFAEAGSWEPVENLTRDVGAERRA, encoded by the coding sequence ATGAACGCGCCGGACACCAAGGTGCGGCTAACGCGCGAACACTGCAGGCACCTGCTGCATCAGATGCTGCGGGTCCGCCGGTTCGAGGAGAAATGCGCCGAGCTCTACACGCAGGAAAAGATCCGCGGGTTCCTGCATCTTTATATCGGCGAAGAAGCAATCGCGGTTGGGATCATGCAGGTGCTTGAACCTGAAGACGCAATCGTAGCGACCTACCGCGAACATGGCCACGCCTTGGTTCGGGGTGTTTCTGCCGGGGCCATCATGGCCGAAATGTTCGGCAAACAGGAAGGGTGCAGCCGCGGGCGCGGCGGATCGATGCACCTCTTTGATGCGCAGACCCGCTTTTATGGCGGCAATGCGATAGTCGGCGGGGGCCTGCCAGTGGCGACCGGGCTCGCCCTCGCCGATGCTCTATCGGGAAAAGCCCATGTGACAGCCTGCTTTTTCGGAGAGGGCGCGGCTGCCGAAGGCGAATTTCACGAAGCGCTCAATCTGGCGGCGCTGTGGCATTTACCGGTGTTGTTCGTGTGCGAGAACAATCTCTACGCCATGGGCACGGCGCTTGATCTGACCGAAGCGGAGACCGACATCAGCGCCAAAGCGGCCAGTTACAAAATGCCATCCGAAGCGGTCGATGGCATGAATGTTGTCGATGTCGAAGCCGCCGCACGCAAAGCCGCTGCGGCAATCCGGGAAAGCCGCGGGCCATACTTTCTTGAATGCCGAACCTACCGTTTCCGCGCGCACTCAATGTACGATCCGCAGCTCTACCGAACAAAGGAGGAAGTGGAGCAGTGGAAAGGGAAAGGGCCGATCAAGCGCTTTCAAAAATGGGCGTTGGATGCCGGTGAATTGCGCGAAGCCGATGTCGCCGAGATCGAGCAGGCGATCGCGGCCGAAATCTCGGAGGCGGTTGAATTTGCCGAAGCGGGTAGTTGGGAACCGGTCGAAAACCTGACCCGCGATGTCGGGGCGGAGCGCCGCGCGTGA
- the acsA gene encoding acetate--CoA ligase yields the protein MQDYETARRDWNWDTFRSWLDYLPGQKLNIAYEAVDRHVLHGRGNKEALRWFGKSGERKSYTYADLKRETDRFARMLTDRGFGPRTRVYSLLGRVPELYIAALGTLKAGAVFCPLYSAFGPEPVRSRMAIGKAEVLLAGPRDYAKKVAPARGSLPNLKMVLLTPSGTAPAPDTVDLAEVLANTPAQFECAQTDPQDMALLHFTSGTTGTPKGAVHVHEAVIAHNATGRIALDLHEDDIYWCTADPGWVTGTSYGIIAPLCAGATMIVEEAEFDAERWYALLEREKVTVWYTAPTAIRLLMRAGADLPKQYDLSRLRFLASVGEPLNAEAVTWSAKVFGTPFHDNWWQTETGGIMIANYAAMDVKPGSMGKPLPAVDAAIVEIDNGGIIIIDEPNIPGQLALRAGWPSMFRTYLDEQQRYDKTFRKGWYLTGDLAMRDEDGYFWFVGRADDVIKSAGHLIGPFEVESALVEHIAVAEAAVIGIPDERAGEIVKAFVTLHHGFEPTDELRKDLLGHARKKLGSAIAPRQIEIADDLPRTRSGKIMRRLLKAREIGLPEGDISTLETPT from the coding sequence ATGCAGGATTACGAAACCGCGCGCCGTGATTGGAACTGGGACACTTTTCGTTCGTGGCTTGACTACCTGCCGGGCCAGAAACTCAACATCGCTTATGAAGCGGTTGATCGGCATGTCTTACACGGCCGCGGCAACAAGGAGGCGCTGCGATGGTTTGGAAAATCGGGCGAGCGCAAAAGCTACACCTACGCAGACCTGAAGCGAGAGACTGACCGTTTCGCGCGTATGCTTACCGATCGGGGTTTCGGCCCGCGAACACGGGTATATTCTTTGCTGGGGCGCGTTCCCGAGCTCTATATCGCGGCACTCGGCACCTTAAAGGCTGGCGCGGTATTCTGTCCGCTCTATTCAGCCTTTGGCCCTGAGCCGGTGCGTTCGCGTATGGCCATTGGAAAAGCAGAAGTGCTGCTGGCAGGCCCGCGCGACTACGCCAAAAAAGTCGCACCAGCCCGCGGTAGTCTTCCAAATCTCAAAATGGTTCTGCTTACGCCCAGCGGCACTGCACCTGCGCCAGACACGGTCGATCTGGCAGAGGTATTGGCCAACACACCTGCACAATTCGAATGCGCGCAAACTGATCCCCAAGACATGGCGTTGCTCCACTTTACCAGCGGAACGACCGGCACGCCAAAGGGGGCAGTGCATGTCCATGAGGCCGTAATTGCGCACAACGCGACGGGCCGGATCGCGCTCGATCTTCACGAGGACGACATATACTGGTGCACCGCGGATCCGGGCTGGGTTACCGGCACATCTTACGGGATCATCGCACCGCTATGTGCGGGCGCTACGATGATCGTCGAAGAAGCGGAATTCGATGCCGAGCGCTGGTATGCGTTGCTTGAGCGTGAGAAAGTGACCGTCTGGTACACCGCGCCCACCGCTATCCGCCTGTTGATGCGTGCCGGGGCTGATTTGCCGAAGCAATACGACCTTTCGCGCCTCCGATTCCTCGCAAGCGTCGGCGAACCACTCAACGCCGAGGCTGTCACGTGGAGCGCAAAGGTGTTTGGCACACCGTTTCATGACAATTGGTGGCAGACAGAAACTGGCGGGATCATGATCGCAAATTATGCGGCGATGGATGTGAAGCCCGGTTCGATGGGCAAGCCTTTGCCCGCAGTTGATGCAGCCATAGTCGAAATTGACAATGGCGGTATCATCATCATCGATGAACCGAACATTCCGGGCCAGCTTGCCTTGCGCGCGGGCTGGCCTTCGATGTTCCGCACCTATCTTGATGAGCAACAACGTTACGACAAGACGTTTCGCAAGGGTTGGTATCTTACCGGCGATCTCGCCATGCGCGACGAGGACGGGTATTTCTGGTTTGTCGGGCGGGCCGATGATGTCATCAAATCGGCTGGACACCTGATCGGACCATTCGAGGTTGAAAGCGCGCTGGTTGAGCATATTGCGGTCGCCGAAGCCGCCGTGATCGGAATTCCTGACGAGCGCGCGGGCGAGATCGTCAAAGCCTTCGTTACGCTTCATCACGGCTTTGAGCCGACCGATGAGCTGCGCAAGGACCTGCTCGGCCATGCACGAAAAAAGCTCGGCTCGGCCATCGCACCGCGCCAGATCGAGATTGCCGATGACTTGCCCCGGACACGATCCGGCAAGATCATGCGGCGGCTGCTTAAAGCGCGCGAGATCGGGCTTCCCGAAGGTGATATTTCGACACTGGAAACACCAACATGA
- a CDS encoding host attachment family protein, whose amino-acid sequence MIPHGTYILALDGRQMLLFRNKGDVRQPVLATILHERAENHRSSVQGSDRPGRSFSSLGSRRSAMSGADLHEEAEKSFVARAAKNLEKAVHGKDARLIVLAAPSALGEIRKHIAAKLKDSIVAEIDRDVVNKPADDIVSVIDAFER is encoded by the coding sequence ATGATCCCGCACGGAACATATATTCTGGCTCTCGACGGCCGACAGATGCTGTTATTCCGTAATAAAGGAGACGTCAGACAACCTGTCCTCGCAACAATCCTCCACGAGCGAGCCGAAAACCATCGTTCCTCTGTGCAAGGTTCAGACAGGCCCGGGCGCAGCTTTTCAAGTTTGGGCTCAAGGCGAAGCGCTATGTCCGGCGCGGATTTGCATGAGGAAGCGGAAAAAAGTTTTGTGGCGCGGGCGGCAAAGAACCTGGAGAAAGCCGTCCACGGTAAGGATGCACGTTTGATTGTGCTCGCCGCGCCATCAGCTCTGGGAGAGATCCGCAAGCACATAGCCGCCAAACTCAAGGACAGCATCGTTGCAGAAATCGACAGGGACGTGGTCAATAAACCCGCCGACGATATCGTGAGCGTCATCGATGCCTTCGAACGGTGA
- a CDS encoding ribose-phosphate diphosphokinase: MTDHLRMAGPVLFALNTSRDFAERVAIDLGVSIARHEERDFERGEHKVRPLAPVGRRDVYVVQSLHGEHGATANDKLIRLLFFIGALKDAGAASVTAICPYLAYSRKDRRTKPGDPVSSRYIAALFESVETDRVITLEVHNISAFENAFRSCRSEHLSLARIFAQHLEPILGAGAVAVVSPDAGGNKRAELLRHELEAILGRGVGKSIMDKHRSKGIVSGTLFAGDLTGSTAIIVDDLISSGTTILRACKASRAAGANKVIAIAGHAMFTADSPLWGDDAPDAVIVTDTIPLAIDLSKEARRRVQVIETAPLVASVVERLQSGEPISELLPYD; encoded by the coding sequence GTGACAGATCACCTAAGGATGGCGGGGCCAGTTCTGTTCGCCCTGAATACCAGCCGCGATTTCGCAGAGCGAGTTGCGATCGATCTCGGCGTTTCGATTGCCCGTCATGAAGAGCGCGATTTCGAACGAGGCGAGCACAAGGTACGCCCGTTAGCCCCCGTTGGCCGGCGGGATGTGTATGTGGTGCAGAGCCTGCACGGTGAGCACGGAGCGACCGCCAATGACAAGCTTATCCGTCTGCTGTTTTTTATTGGCGCGCTCAAAGATGCAGGTGCCGCGAGCGTCACTGCGATCTGCCCCTACCTCGCCTACAGCCGTAAGGATCGCCGGACTAAACCAGGCGACCCGGTTAGCAGCCGCTACATTGCCGCCCTGTTTGAAAGTGTCGAAACCGACCGAGTTATCACACTTGAAGTGCACAATATCAGTGCTTTCGAAAATGCGTTCCGCTCCTGCCGGTCTGAGCACCTCTCACTGGCCCGGATCTTTGCGCAGCACCTCGAACCCATACTTGGAGCCGGCGCGGTTGCGGTGGTGTCACCCGATGCAGGCGGCAACAAGCGCGCCGAATTGCTGCGTCATGAACTCGAAGCAATCCTGGGCCGCGGAGTAGGCAAATCAATCATGGATAAGCATCGCAGCAAAGGGATCGTATCCGGCACTCTCTTCGCCGGCGATCTAACCGGCTCTACGGCGATTATCGTGGATGATCTGATTAGCAGCGGCACAACGATATTGCGGGCATGCAAAGCAAGCCGGGCTGCTGGTGCGAACAAGGTGATCGCGATTGCCGGGCACGCGATGTTTACGGCAGATTCGCCGCTTTGGGGTGATGACGCTCCCGATGCAGTGATCGTTACAGACACCATCCCGCTTGCAATCGACCTGTCAAAAGAGGCGAGGAGGCGCGTGCAAGTGATCGAAACCGCGCCGCTGGTCGCCAGTGTCGTGGAGAGGCTGCAATCAGGCGAACCCATCAGCGAGCTGCTGCCTTATGATTGA
- a CDS encoding site-2 protease family protein, producing the protein MFRSVTIGHVNETAIRLHWSFLALLAILAVTVFLSLGPEAAVQIMALLTFIFACVVLHEFGHITMARKFGIRTPEVLVLPVGGLAKLQRIPEEPRKELAIAIAGPAVNFVLFGLLSLALGRSPEPAAIARMTDPDANLLEQLALFNLVVGLFNLLPAFPMDGGRIFRALLAFFVPHRIATAIAAKVGQALAIGLALIGFFTGAVLLVFIGAFVFLAATQEARIVMLRHAIGGTPIGTVMASDHPRFHPCDRIGMVAETLPHTDAAEFPVLDDDGVLVGIISQKNLLEMLAKSGPAARVSSAMRRDIPILSISKRAREAAMLIEGGAPAVGVIDRNGRHLGLVTLPNLFDKLAIETAMDVRRRLGKSWRKSWGNR; encoded by the coding sequence ATGTTTCGCTCCGTGACAATCGGGCATGTAAACGAGACCGCGATCCGTCTCCACTGGTCGTTTCTGGCGCTTCTGGCGATCCTTGCGGTAACAGTCTTTCTGTCTTTGGGTCCGGAAGCGGCAGTCCAAATCATGGCCCTGCTTACCTTCATTTTTGCCTGCGTCGTGCTCCATGAATTCGGCCATATCACTATGGCGCGAAAGTTCGGTATTCGCACCCCGGAAGTGCTGGTGCTGCCGGTCGGCGGTTTGGCAAAGCTGCAAAGAATTCCCGAAGAACCGCGCAAGGAGCTGGCGATTGCAATTGCTGGTCCGGCGGTGAACTTCGTATTGTTCGGCCTTCTGTCCCTCGCCCTTGGACGATCACCGGAACCGGCCGCGATAGCGCGCATGACCGATCCGGATGCGAACCTGCTGGAGCAGCTCGCGCTGTTCAATCTGGTGGTGGGTCTATTCAATCTACTGCCCGCTTTTCCGATGGATGGAGGGCGGATATTCAGAGCTTTGCTGGCCTTTTTCGTGCCGCACCGGATCGCCACGGCCATCGCTGCAAAGGTTGGGCAAGCGCTCGCAATCGGCCTTGCGCTGATCGGCTTTTTCACGGGCGCTGTGCTTCTGGTGTTCATCGGGGCGTTCGTTTTCCTTGCAGCCACACAGGAAGCCCGGATTGTGATGCTGCGCCATGCGATCGGAGGCACACCCATAGGCACCGTCATGGCAAGCGATCACCCACGCTTCCACCCGTGTGATCGGATCGGGATGGTGGCTGAGACCTTGCCTCACACCGATGCTGCGGAATTTCCGGTGCTTGACGATGACGGGGTTCTTGTCGGTATCATCTCGCAAAAGAACCTGCTTGAAATGTTGGCGAAATCTGGCCCGGCGGCCCGTGTCAGCAGCGCCATGCGCAGAGATATTCCGATACTGTCCATATCGAAGCGAGCGCGCGAAGCCGCAATGCTGATCGAAGGCGGCGCTCCGGCGGTTGGCGTAATCGATCGCAATGGCCGCCATCTCGGCCTGGTCACATTACCGAACCTGTTCGACAAGCTGGCCATAGAAACCGCGATGGATGTTCGCAGACGCCTTGGCAAAAGCTGGCGTAAGAGCTGGGGCAACAGGTGA
- a CDS encoding hydrolase, producing MGTALQADLPLNATPEIDPLDNTTGCCPRFHPEGWDRQSLHFDDKKFVRATTRAQDHVPLDMDIVFGRVFEAIADSGAMDVPHFLVLSRDLSSEKGEHLFAVDGDVPGEEMVTLSGHFRTRVFDAPYEEAPVLLDAFSRELADKGEKVEESYIFYTTCPKCSDAYGHNYMVGVDKVA from the coding sequence ATGGGAACCGCTTTGCAGGCAGATTTGCCGTTAAATGCGACGCCGGAAATTGATCCTCTCGACAACACTACCGGCTGCTGTCCGCGCTTTCATCCTGAGGGGTGGGATCGCCAAAGCCTTCATTTCGACGATAAGAAATTCGTCCGCGCCACTACCCGCGCGCAGGATCATGTTCCGCTCGATATGGATATCGTGTTTGGCCGCGTGTTTGAGGCGATCGCCGATTCCGGCGCAATGGATGTACCGCATTTTCTAGTCCTCAGCCGCGATCTATCATCTGAAAAAGGCGAGCATCTATTCGCGGTCGATGGCGATGTACCAGGCGAAGAGATGGTCACATTATCGGGACACTTTCGAACCCGGGTATTCGATGCACCGTATGAAGAGGCTCCGGTCTTGCTGGATGCTTTTTCGCGCGAGCTCGCGGATAAGGGGGAGAAAGTCGAGGAGAGCTACATCTTCTACACGACATGCCCAAAATGCTCAGACGCTTACGGCCACAATTACATGGTCGGGGTCGACAAGGTGGCCTAG
- a CDS encoding slipin family protein, with translation MEYLDYGFFVPLIALVLVFLWAAIKILREYERAVVFTLGRFTGVKGPGLILLIPFVQQIVRTDLRTVVLDVPTQDVISKDNVSVKVNAVVYFRVVDPESAIIQVENFIDATSELAQTTLRSVLGKHELDEMLSERDKLNEDLQEILDKQTDAWGIKVANVEIKHVDIDESMVRAIARQAEAERERRAKVINAEGEHQAAARLRDAALVLAEAPEAMQLRYLSTLNVLANEQNSSTIVFPFPIEFGDLFKITRSK, from the coding sequence ATGGAATATCTGGATTATGGCTTCTTCGTTCCACTCATTGCTCTGGTGCTGGTTTTCCTGTGGGCTGCGATCAAGATCCTGCGCGAATATGAGAGGGCAGTCGTGTTCACCCTGGGCAGGTTTACCGGCGTCAAAGGGCCGGGTCTGATCCTGCTGATTCCGTTTGTGCAACAGATCGTACGTACAGACCTGCGCACTGTCGTGTTGGATGTTCCGACGCAGGACGTGATTTCCAAGGATAACGTATCGGTTAAGGTCAACGCTGTGGTCTATTTTCGCGTGGTCGATCCGGAAAGCGCGATCATCCAGGTTGAGAATTTCATCGACGCCACGAGCGAGCTGGCACAGACGACACTGCGTTCGGTTTTAGGCAAGCACGAGCTGGATGAAATGCTGTCGGAGCGGGACAAGCTCAACGAGGACTTACAGGAAATTCTCGACAAGCAGACCGATGCCTGGGGCATCAAGGTAGCCAATGTTGAAATCAAGCATGTCGATATTGATGAATCCATGGTCCGAGCGATCGCGCGCCAGGCCGAGGCCGAACGCGAGCGCCGGGCCAAAGTCATCAACGCAGAAGGCGAACATCAAGCCGCAGCGAGGCTGCGCGATGCAGCACTGGTTCTGGCTGAAGCCCCCGAAGCGATGCAGCTGCGATATCTTTCGACGCTGAACGTGCTCGCCAACGAGCAAAACAGTTCGACGATCGTGTTCCCTTTCCCGATCGAATTTGGCGATCTGTTCAAGATCACGCGGAGCAAGTGA
- a CDS encoding NfeD family protein — translation MAVFSCPAQAAADEAIVLRLDGAIGPAAASYIADGLQEAKLANSELVVIMMDTPGGLDTSMREIIRAIIASPVPVVTYVHPSGSRAASAGTYILYASHFAAMAPGTNLGAATPIQIGAVPAPAPEESEEGDGDNTSTNVADRKAINDAAAYIRSLAEMRGRNADWAEEAVRGAASLSADAALERGVIDFVATNLRALLDQLDGRSITVDGGTRQIETSGISIREVEPSVLNQILATITNPNIALLLLMIGVYGLIFEFLNPGALVPGTVGAISLLIGMYALAVLPVDYVGIGLIVLGIGLMVAEAFAPSFGALGIGGIASFTFGAAMMFDTDMPAFQVNWSVIAAVAVFSAGFVILVARAGLKSFRHRIVSGAEELIGAKATVLDWQNGRGHVFVHSERWNADGPEGLGDGDTVIIDKVTGLRLGVSRSENAHT, via the coding sequence ATGGCCGTATTCAGCTGCCCTGCGCAAGCCGCTGCCGATGAAGCTATCGTGCTCCGCCTCGACGGCGCAATCGGCCCGGCGGCCGCATCCTATATCGCCGATGGCCTGCAAGAGGCGAAACTGGCCAATTCGGAACTGGTGGTCATCATGATGGATACGCCCGGCGGCCTAGACACCTCTATGCGAGAGATCATTCGCGCGATTATCGCCTCTCCCGTACCCGTCGTCACCTATGTTCACCCCAGCGGGAGCCGCGCGGCCAGCGCAGGGACTTACATCCTTTACGCAAGCCATTTTGCCGCAATGGCTCCCGGCACTAATCTGGGCGCAGCGACCCCGATCCAGATCGGCGCCGTTCCCGCGCCAGCACCGGAAGAAAGCGAGGAAGGAGACGGCGATAACACTTCAACCAATGTCGCCGATCGCAAAGCAATCAACGATGCAGCAGCATATATTCGTTCACTGGCGGAGATGCGCGGACGAAACGCGGATTGGGCCGAAGAAGCCGTCCGCGGCGCTGCGAGCCTATCAGCCGATGCGGCGCTTGAACGAGGGGTCATCGATTTCGTTGCAACAAATCTGCGTGCTCTGCTGGATCAGCTTGATGGCCGCAGCATCACCGTGGATGGCGGTACCCGTCAGATCGAAACAAGCGGGATTTCCATCCGAGAGGTAGAACCAAGCGTACTCAATCAAATCCTCGCAACCATCACCAACCCCAACATCGCTCTGCTTCTCCTGATGATCGGTGTCTATGGCTTGATCTTCGAGTTTCTTAACCCGGGGGCGCTGGTCCCCGGCACAGTCGGAGCAATCTCGCTTCTGATCGGCATGTATGCGCTTGCGGTTCTGCCGGTGGACTATGTCGGCATTGGTCTGATCGTACTCGGGATCGGCTTGATGGTCGCAGAAGCCTTCGCCCCGTCCTTTGGGGCATTGGGGATTGGCGGGATTGCATCCTTCACATTCGGAGCGGCGATGATGTTCGACACTGATATGCCTGCCTTTCAGGTGAACTGGTCGGTAATCGCCGCAGTCGCCGTATTCAGCGCAGGCTTTGTGATCTTGGTGGCACGCGCAGGCCTGAAATCATTTCGTCACCGAATCGTCTCTGGCGCGGAGGAATTGATCGGGGCCAAAGCGACTGTGCTCGATTGGCAAAACGGGCGAGGCCATGTTTTCGTCCATTCGGAACGCTGGAATGCCGATGGTCCCGAAGGGCTTGGCGACGGCGACACCGTCATCATCGATAAAGTGACGGGATTAAGGCTGGGCGTGTCGCGCTCGGAAAATGCACACACCTGA
- a CDS encoding sulfite exporter TauE/SafE family protein, which yields MIEITGAGFEELLPLIAIGFFAQLIDGALGMAFGAIATSLLVGYMGVPPAQASYRVHVIKCFTTAVSGLSHAISGNIDKRLFLKIVFPGVLGGAIGAYGLTQFDGDTVKPFVFTYLALLGLVLIFKGFKGKPKKRSPKAVLPLGLVGGLLDAIGGGGWGPVVSSGLMLQGSEPRKVVGSVNAAEFFIAIAVSGAFISQFGIEQVTGAALGLLIGGILAAPFGALAAKFLPANVMFVLVGSVLTATTGYWLYASFL from the coding sequence ATGATCGAGATTACGGGTGCCGGATTTGAAGAGCTGCTGCCGCTCATTGCTATCGGCTTTTTTGCGCAGCTGATCGACGGTGCATTGGGCATGGCTTTCGGGGCAATCGCCACGAGCTTGCTGGTCGGCTACATGGGAGTCCCCCCTGCACAGGCATCCTATCGGGTGCACGTGATCAAGTGTTTCACCACGGCCGTTTCCGGGCTGAGCCATGCGATTAGTGGCAATATCGACAAGCGGCTTTTCCTGAAGATCGTGTTTCCCGGAGTGCTGGGCGGCGCGATTGGTGCCTATGGGCTGACTCAGTTTGATGGCGACACGGTTAAACCCTTCGTCTTCACCTATCTCGCACTTCTCGGCCTGGTCCTGATCTTCAAGGGTTTTAAAGGGAAGCCCAAAAAGAGATCCCCGAAAGCGGTCTTGCCCTTGGGTCTGGTTGGGGGATTGCTCGATGCCATCGGCGGCGGAGGTTGGGGCCCCGTCGTAAGCTCCGGTCTGATGCTTCAAGGGTCAGAGCCGCGCAAAGTTGTGGGGTCTGTAAACGCCGCCGAATTCTTTATCGCGATTGCTGTATCGGGCGCGTTCATCAGCCAATTCGGCATTGAGCAAGTGACCGGGGCCGCATTGGGATTGCTGATCGGAGGGATTTTGGCCGCGCCATTCGGCGCCCTTGCCGCCAAATTCCTTCCGGCAAACGTCATGTTTGTGTTGGTCGGCAGTGTGCTCACGGCGACGACAGGATACTGGCTCTACGCCAGTTTCCTCTGA
- a CDS encoding MBL fold metallo-hydrolase RNA specificity domain-containing protein → MDAGRSDIVSLTFLGGADTVTGSKFVVETSQSRILVDCGLFQGYKKLRARNWHDLPIDPASIDTVVLTHAHLDHSGYLPLLVKSGFAGRVICTNGTRALCGLLLPDSGYLQEADARYANRRGFSKHRPALPLYTKADAHHALKSFSPTPFGERIEIAQGCSIRFRYAGHILGAATVDMVADGRRIVFSGDLGRYGDPLMFDPEPIPQADYLLVESTYGDRLHPDVAPQQVLEDVIERTVNRGGSVIIPSFAIGRAQALLYHISAIRRRGRFTDVPVYLDSPMAISATELFCEHTDDHRLSIAQCRDAWDDVIYTREVEDSKRLDTITSPKIIISASGMVTGGRILHRLKQYAPDHRSTIVMAGYQAGGTRGAALLRGEKMIKIHGDYVPVRAEVVELDMLSAHADQHELLRWLGSFVSQPKECFVVHGEAEASDNFRLKIAEELGWKARVPEHQERVELA, encoded by the coding sequence ATGGATGCGGGGAGGTCCGATATTGTTAGTCTCACATTTCTGGGCGGCGCAGACACGGTAACCGGCTCCAAATTCGTGGTGGAAACATCACAAAGCCGAATTCTCGTCGATTGCGGACTGTTTCAGGGCTATAAAAAGCTGAGGGCACGCAATTGGCATGATCTGCCTATCGATCCTGCCAGCATCGACACAGTCGTCCTCACTCACGCGCACCTGGACCATTCGGGATACCTGCCGTTGCTGGTAAAGAGCGGCTTTGCAGGACGGGTCATTTGCACCAATGGCACGCGCGCGCTGTGCGGTTTGCTGCTTCCCGACAGCGGATATCTGCAAGAGGCCGATGCCCGGTATGCCAATCGGCGCGGTTTCAGCAAGCACCGTCCCGCACTGCCACTGTACACCAAAGCCGATGCGCACCATGCGCTTAAAAGCTTTTCACCGACGCCATTTGGCGAGCGTATTGAAATCGCCCAAGGTTGCAGCATTCGCTTTCGCTATGCGGGGCATATTCTGGGAGCGGCAACGGTCGATATGGTCGCAGATGGCAGGCGTATCGTCTTTTCCGGAGATCTGGGCCGCTACGGCGATCCCTTGATGTTCGATCCCGAGCCCATACCGCAGGCGGACTATCTGCTGGTTGAATCCACTTATGGCGATCGGCTGCATCCCGATGTTGCGCCGCAACAGGTGCTTGAAGACGTAATAGAGCGAACAGTAAATCGCGGCGGCAGTGTGATCATACCGTCCTTCGCTATCGGGCGAGCTCAGGCGCTGCTTTACCACATTTCGGCGATCCGCCGACGTGGCCGCTTCACCGATGTGCCGGTCTATCTTGATAGCCCGATGGCGATCAGCGCGACCGAACTGTTCTGCGAGCATACGGATGATCATCGGCTAAGCATAGCCCAATGCCGCGATGCGTGGGACGATGTGATCTATACCCGCGAGGTGGAGGATTCGAAGAGGCTCGATACCATTACGAGCCCAAAGATCATCATTTCGGCCAGCGGAATGGTAACCGGCGGGCGCATTCTTCACCGGCTAAAGCAATATGCGCCGGATCACCGGAGCACAATCGTCATGGCGGGGTATCAGGCCGGCGGGACACGCGGCGCGGCCTTGCTCAGGGGTGAAAAGATGATCAAGATTCACGGAGACTACGTTCCGGTGCGCGCCGAGGTTGTGGAGCTCGACATGCTTTCCGCCCATGCTGATCAGCATGAATTGCTCCGGTGGCTAGGCAGTTTCGTGTCCCAACCGAAGGAATGCTTTGTCGTCCATGGCGAGGCAGAAGCGTCTGACAATTTTCGCCTAAAGATCGCCGAGGAACTAGGCTGGAAAGCCCGCGTGCCCGAACATCAAGAGCGCGTTGAGCTGGCATGA